Genomic window (Flavobacteriales bacterium):
AGAAGGGCGACATCTGCATGCTGCACAGCTGCCATCGCGGCATCCGCTACGACACGCTCGCCGCTGTTGACTATTACACCAAGCGCTTCATGAAGGCCGGTCGCATCGCAAGGCCGCGCAAACCGATCGAGCCGCCCCTTGATGCCTCGTCGATCCAAGCGGAATCGTCCATTGTGCTCGCGCATGATAGCGTGCCGCCCGACACCCTGCGCAACGACACGATCGTGGTCATCGGCGTGGGCGACATCATGCTCGGCACCAACTATCCGGATGCCGGCTACCTGCCGCCCAACGACGGACAGGACCTGCTCTCACCAGTGGATTCGATCCTGCGTGATGCGCACCTCACCTTCGGGAACCTCGAAGGCGTGCTCCTCGATGGACCCGGTCATCCCAAGCAGTGCAAGGACCCGGCAAGCTGCTATGTGTTCCGGTCACCAGAGCGCTATGCCGTTTACTTGAAGGATGCCGGCTTCGATGTGCTCAGCGTGGCCAACAACCACGTCGGCGATTTCGGTGAGCCGGGCCGGATGGCCACGAGGCGCGTGCTCGATTCGTTGGGGCTGCACAACGCTGGCCTGCTCTCGCGCCCGAGCGTGGTGTTCTCGCTCGATAGCGTGCGCTACGGCTTCTGCGCCTTCGCGCCCAACTCCGGCACGGCTGACTTCCGCGACATCGAAGGCGCCAAGGCGATCGTGGCCGGGCTCGACAGCGTGAGCGACATCGTGATCGTCTCCTTCCATGGCGGCGCCGAGGGCAAGGGCCACCGGCACATCATGAAGATGAACGAGGAGTTCCTCGGCGAGAACCGCGGCGATCCACATGCCTTCGCTCGTGCCGTGATCGATGCCGGTGCGGACATCGTCTTCGGCCATGGCCCGCACATCACCCGCGCGATCGACCTCTACAAGGACCGTTTCATCGCATACAGCCTCGGCAACTTCGCCACCTACGCGCGCTTCAACCTCAGCGGCCACAATGGCGTGGCGCCCATTGCGCGCGTCCGCGTTGATCGCACGG
Coding sequences:
- a CDS encoding CapA family protein, encoding MISAARIAQLCMAAVPLTLRAQPPGPMPASMADSIVALGENYLGKPYRYKAKDAGVLDCSGFVCHLYGRHGMALPRSSAGMAATVPTIDRAEVAPGDLLFFKGRDARKDRVGHVAMVASVTEKGDICMLHSCHRGIRYDTLAAVDYYTKRFMKAGRIARPRKPIEPPLDASSIQAESSIVLAHDSVPPDTLRNDTIVVIGVGDIMLGTNYPDAGYLPPNDGQDLLSPVDSILRDAHLTFGNLEGVLLDGPGHPKQCKDPASCYVFRSPERYAVYLKDAGFDVLSVANNHVGDFGEPGRMATRRVLDSLGLHNAGLLSRPSVVFSLDSVRYGFCAFAPNSGTADFRDIEGAKAIVAGLDSVSDIVIVSFHGGAEGKGHRHIMKMNEEFLGENRGDPHAFARAVIDAGADIVFGHGPHITRAIDLYKDRFIAYSLGNFATYARFNLSGHNGVAPIARVRVDRTGRFIDGRLIAIKQEGEGGPVPDEQGRAVKEVIELTQADAPEALITIREDGWIHRND